A single Klebsiella variicola DNA region contains:
- a CDS encoding phage tail sheath protein yields MAQDYHHGVRVVEVNNGTRSITTVSTAIVGMVCTGDDADASVFPLNKPVLLTDVLTASGKAGESGTLARSLDAIADQAKPVTVVVRVAQGETEAETTSNIIGGVTADGKKTGIKALLSAQSQLGVKPRILGVPGHDTQAVSTELLSVAQSLRGFAYLSAYGCKTVEEAIAYRENFSQREGMLIWPDFINFDTVLQADATAYATARALGLRAKIDEQTGWHKTLSNVGVNGVTGLSADVFWDLQDSATDAGLLNQNDVTTLIRKDGFRFWGSRCLSDDPLFQFENYTRTAQVLADTMAEAHMWAVDQPLNPSLARDIIEGIRAKMRSLVNQGYLIGGDCWIDDSVNDKDTLKSGKLWIDYDYTPVPPLENLMLRQRITDRYLVDFTTRVSA; encoded by the coding sequence ATGGCGCAAGACTATCACCACGGCGTGCGTGTTGTTGAAGTTAACAACGGCACCCGCTCTATCACGACGGTGAGTACGGCGATTGTGGGCATGGTATGCACCGGCGATGATGCCGATGCCTCTGTGTTCCCGCTCAATAAGCCGGTTCTGCTTACCGATGTACTGACCGCCAGCGGCAAAGCGGGCGAGTCCGGCACGCTGGCCCGCTCACTGGACGCCATCGCCGACCAGGCAAAACCCGTCACCGTTGTGGTGCGTGTTGCCCAGGGCGAAACCGAAGCGGAAACCACCTCCAATATTATCGGCGGTGTAACCGCTGACGGTAAGAAAACGGGCATCAAAGCGCTGCTTTCGGCGCAGTCGCAGCTGGGCGTGAAGCCGCGCATTCTGGGCGTGCCGGGCCATGACACGCAGGCTGTTTCCACTGAGCTGTTAAGCGTGGCGCAGAGCCTGCGCGGTTTTGCGTATCTGTCTGCCTACGGTTGTAAAACCGTGGAAGAAGCGATTGCCTACCGCGAAAATTTCAGTCAGCGAGAAGGGATGCTGATCTGGCCTGATTTCATCAACTTTGACACTGTGCTGCAGGCGGATGCGACTGCTTACGCCACTGCCCGTGCGCTGGGTCTGCGTGCAAAAATCGACGAGCAGACCGGCTGGCATAAAACCCTTTCTAACGTGGGCGTCAACGGCGTAACCGGCTTGTCTGCGGATGTGTTCTGGGATCTGCAGGACTCGGCAACCGATGCCGGACTGCTGAACCAGAACGACGTCACCACCTTGATCCGCAAGGATGGTTTCCGCTTCTGGGGTTCCCGCTGCCTCAGCGATGACCCGTTATTCCAGTTTGAAAACTACACCCGTACCGCGCAGGTGCTGGCAGACACCATGGCGGAGGCTCATATGTGGGCGGTGGACCAGCCGCTTAACCCTTCGCTGGCTCGCGACATTATCGAAGGTATCCGCGCCAAAATGCGCAGCCTGGTAAATCAGGGCTACCTCATCGGCGGTGACTGCTGGATTGATGACAGTGTGAATGACAAAGACACGCTGAAATCCGGGAAACTCTGGATCGACTACGACTATACGCCAGTGCCGCCACTGGAAAACCTGATGCTTCGCCAGCGCATCACTGACCGTTACCTGGTGGATTTCACCACCCGCGTAAGCGCATAA
- a CDS encoding phage tail protein, whose product MNYYAILTDYGEAAFTKAVASGEPVNFAEMAVGDGAGIIPQPDRTRTGLVNEVYRGPLNRVVIADQSASVIRTEMIILPQTGGFWLREAALYDDTGECLAVASLPPVYKPLLEEGAGRLQAINLWIAVSKTAAVELKTDPTVIIASVEEVDRAKNEAKDYADKIAGQLDTDIQQVIADAITAAKRDFWEDDNPVGTTRFFNQNLNPNERWPWSKWVYTGENKTIRVGKADGSDVGQSGGSDTVTLQQANLPAVQIDVSGETSEQEQQELTTSGNGRHRHRAGDGAPGDTWQDATHGTDNQKYTGWNYTDYAEDHQHGVTIPPHKHSTSGKTASLGEGKSFSVVEAHTLLMCWSRVA is encoded by the coding sequence ATGAATTACTATGCCATTCTGACCGATTACGGGGAGGCGGCGTTTACTAAGGCGGTGGCATCCGGTGAGCCTGTGAATTTTGCAGAAATGGCGGTCGGTGATGGCGCGGGTATCATCCCGCAGCCGGACAGAACGCGCACAGGTCTGGTGAATGAAGTGTATCGCGGCCCGCTTAACCGTGTAGTCATTGCAGACCAGAGCGCGAGTGTTATCCGCACGGAAATGATAATCCTGCCGCAAACCGGAGGTTTCTGGCTGCGAGAGGCAGCGCTCTATGACGATACCGGGGAGTGTCTGGCGGTAGCCAGTCTCCCGCCAGTGTATAAGCCGCTTCTGGAAGAAGGGGCCGGGCGGTTGCAGGCCATCAATTTGTGGATAGCCGTCAGCAAAACAGCCGCGGTGGAGCTTAAAACCGATCCAACGGTCATTATTGCCTCGGTGGAGGAGGTTGATCGTGCGAAAAATGAGGCAAAGGATTATGCCGACAAGATTGCGGGCCAGCTGGATACGGATATTCAGCAGGTGATTGCCGATGCGATAACGGCGGCAAAGCGAGATTTCTGGGAAGATGATAACCCGGTTGGAACCACCCGCTTTTTTAACCAGAACCTTAATCCCAATGAGCGCTGGCCGTGGTCGAAATGGGTGTACACCGGCGAAAACAAAACGATCCGCGTCGGCAAGGCTGATGGTTCGGACGTCGGGCAGAGCGGCGGCAGCGATACCGTCACACTTCAGCAGGCCAACCTGCCCGCCGTTCAGATTGACGTGAGCGGCGAAACCAGCGAACAGGAGCAGCAGGAGCTGACGACATCGGGCAACGGAAGGCACCGGCACAGGGCAGGTGACGGGGCGCCGGGGGATACCTGGCAGGATGCCACCCACGGAACGGATAACCAGAAATATACGGGGTGGAACTATACCGACTATGCAGAAGACCATCAGCATGGCGTCACGATCCCGCCGCACAAACACTCGACCAGCGGCAAAACAGCCAGCCTTGGCGAGGGCAAATCGTTCAGCGTGGTGGAAGCCCACACACTGCTGATGTGCTGGAGCCGCGTTGCCTGA